The window GTACTAGATGGCGGTATTGGCGTATTTTGTGGGTCAGGCGGGGTAGAACCTCAGTCTGAAACTAACTGGCGCTATGCCAACGACTCCAAAGTGGCCCGCATCATCTACGTCAACAAGCTCGACCGTATTGGGGCTGACTTTTTCCGTGTGGTGAAGCAGGTTGACAACGTTTTGGCTGCTAAACCCCTGGTGATGGTGCTGCCAATTGGTACCGAAAGCGATTTTGTCGGCGTTGTCGACCTCCTGACTGAAAAAGCCTGGATCTGGGATGACTCGGGTGATCCCATGAATTATGAAACTCAAGATGTCCCCGATGACCTGAAAGATCAGGTTGCAGAATACCGTGAGGCCCTGATTGAAGCAGCTGTCGAGCAAGACGAAGAGGCACTCATGAAGTACCTGGAGGGCGAAGAAGTCACCATTGACGAACTTAAGCAGTGCATTCGGAAGGGGACTCGGGAGCTAGCCTTCTTCCCGACTTACTGTGGTTCGTCCTTTAAAAACAAGGGTGTGCAGTTAGTATTGGATGCCGTGGTAGACTACCTGCCCGCACCTGATGAAGTGCCACCTCAGCCAGAAGTTGACCTGGAAGGCAATGAGACGGGGCAAGTTGCCTATGTTGATCCTGAGAAACCTTTGCGGGCTTTGGCCTTCAAAATCATGGATGATCGTTTTGGGGCCCTGACCTTTACCCGCATCTATTCTGGTGTCATCAACAAGGGTGATAACGTACTCGATACCGCAACGGGCAAAAGCGAGCGAATTGGTCGCATTGTTGAAATGCACGCCAACGATCGCCAAGAAGTAGATTCAGCCCAGGCTGGAGACATTGTGGCGTTGGTAGGGCTCAAAAATGTGCAGACGGGGCACACCCTCTGCGACCTGAAGAATCCTGCGACCCTAGAACCCATGGTGTTCCCTGAACCGGTTATCTCAGTTGCCGTTCAGCCTAAAAAGAAAGGCGACAACGAGAAAATGGGGGTTGCCATCAGCAAGATGGTGCAGGAGGATCCCTCCTTCTATGTGGAAACCGACCAGGAAACCGGTGAAACCATCCTGAAAGGAATGGGTGAACTCCACCTGGATATTAAGGTAGACATCCTGAAGCGGACCTATGGTGTGGAAGTCGAAGTGGGTAAACCTCAGGTAGCTTACCGTGAGTCAGTCACCAAGCGCCTGGAAGACAGTTACACCCACAAGAAGCAGTCTGGTGGTTCTGGTCAGTACGGCAAGATCGATTACGTTATTGAGCCTGGTGAAGCCGGTACTGGCTTCCAGTTTGAGTCCAAGGTGACGGGGGGTAACGTCCCTCGGGAATTCTGGCCTGCAGTACAAAAGGGCTTTGAAACCAGTGTCGATAAAGGGCCAATGGCAGGTTTCCCAGTAGTCGACCTGAAGGTAACTCTGACTGACGGCGCCTATCACCCAGTAGACTCTTCTGCGATCGCTTTCGAAATTGCCGCTAGGGCTGCCTATCGTCAGTCTCTACCTAAGGCCGGGATGCAACTGTTAGAGCCCATTATGAAAGTGGATGTTTTCACCCCTGATGACTACATGGGGGATGTCATTGGTGACCTGAACCGTCGTCGCGGCATGATTTTGGGTCAAGAATCTGGCCCCACTGGGGTGCGCATTAAAGCTGAAGCCCCCTTGAGCGAGATGTTCGGCTACATCGGCGATCTGCGTACCATGACCTCCGGTCGGGGACAGTTCTCCATGACCTTCTCTCACTACTCCCCTTGCCCCAGCAATGTGGCAGAGGTTGTGATTAAAGAGGCTAAGGATCGGGCAGCTGCTTCCTAGGATTTTAGGTCCCTAAATCCTAGGCGCTACTCAAAAGTGCCCCATAGGTGTTTGCCATATTTCCGTCGGGAGAACTTCTCCCGACGGAAATATTTTTAAATTCTGTTTGGGTTCTTAGCCGACTTACATATGCCAAATTACTCTTTTGGAGAAAAATATAAGGATGGACAAAAAACGGCCAAGGATTTATTCTCCAGCGACTTTGACAAAAGAGGGATATGATCGGATACAAGCTATGAATCCGTAATGTGACAGCACCTGCGCCCCAAACAGATTCCATCGATTCCCTCTCTGGTTTATCCCATCTAGATCCAGGTTGGGAGCATATTCGGGTGCGGCACCTTCAGAATCCTTCAGGAGAAGGCCCTTATTATTGCGAAAACCACACGGTGTTTGTGTCTTTGGCTCCCCGTCCGGTTTACTATTTGCAAGTACAGGATGGCAAAACCCATACTGGGCTACATCGGAAGGGTGACCTGTTGATCACCCCGGCAAACACGCCCCTTTTTACGCGGTGGGAGGGAGATGAAGATTGCTTACAAATTCAACTCACGACTGAGTTTTTGCAAAACGTTGCTCAGGAAACCTTAGAACAGGATGGCGATCGCCTTGCACTCGTCCCAACCTTTCAAACCCGTGATGTTCAGATAGATGCGATCGCAACGCTGCTCCTCACTGAGTATCAACAAAACCCATCTGGAAATCGGCTTTATGTAGATTCCCTCGCCAATATTTTGGCCGTGAATTTACTGCGACAATATGCAACAACTCAACCGCAGTTGCCGATTTATGAAGGGGGCTTATCCCAACGTCAAGTGATGCAAGTTTTGGACTACATTGAGACCCATTTAGACCAAGAGATTAAACTCAATAATTTGGCTCAACTGCTTGACATGAGTCAATTCCACTTCAGTCGTCTCTTCAAACAATCCCTGGGTCTCTCGCCTTATCAATACCTGCTGCAGCAACGGGTAGAACGTGCTAAGCAGCTATTGAAACAAACCGATCAGCCGATTATGGAGATTGCTTTTGAGTGCGGATTTAATAGCCACAGCCATCTCACTAAGCAGTTTCGCCAATTGACGGGCATGACACCGAAGGCATACCGGGCGGGTCAATAGAAACATTATTTTCCAGACCTAGCCGTCAAAACCTACAGCTACCTTACGGGCAAAGATGACGTTCGAGGAATATTTATGAGTCTCAGTTTGTTGGCCATGTATGGTACGGCAAGCTATCTTGTAATAGGCTTAGTGGCTTAAGTTCAGCTGAACAGAAAACTTCATATTTATGCATTTCTAACGTTCTCCTGCTATGCCTAACCTGCGCATGCATTCAGATGCTCGACCAACGCTCCTGCTGCTGCAATTTATTTTCTGCTCGCACCGATGATGTTCAACGTTAGGCATTAAAGCGATACGAATCAGAGGCTTATGGAAAACGTAGAGAAGCAAAAGAGTTCTGTCCGACAGCGCGCAGATGAAATAAAAGGGTATAGGTGCAAAAATTTAATTGCTGTGATTGAAAATCCACGCGATATCAAGAACATTGGCACCATAATCAGAAACGTCAACGCTTTAGGGGTAGAAAAGGCTTACATTGTAGACCCAAGGAAAGCCTTACCTGACGATTGGCAAGAAATGCGAGAGACGAGGTCGCTTTCAAGAACCTCCGTATCTGCAATTAAATGGAGCTTTGTCAAAAGATTCGACAGTACTGAAGCGTGCATTGAACACCTAGAACGAAACCGTTTTGTGTCCATCGTCACCTCTCCACATCGAAAGGGAATAAAAAACGTCGTTCTAGATGAGGCTGACTACACCACCTACACTAAGCTGGCGGTATGGTTCGGTAATGAAGCTAGGGGCATAAGTGACCTTGCCGTCGAGCATAGCGATATGTGCG is drawn from Leptolyngbya sp. SIO1E4 and contains these coding sequences:
- a CDS encoding helix-turn-helix transcriptional regulator; its protein translation is MTAPAPQTDSIDSLSGLSHLDPGWEHIRVRHLQNPSGEGPYYCENHTVFVSLAPRPVYYLQVQDGKTHTGLHRKGDLLITPANTPLFTRWEGDEDCLQIQLTTEFLQNVAQETLEQDGDRLALVPTFQTRDVQIDAIATLLLTEYQQNPSGNRLYVDSLANILAVNLLRQYATTQPQLPIYEGGLSQRQVMQVLDYIETHLDQEIKLNNLAQLLDMSQFHFSRLFKQSLGLSPYQYLLQQRVERAKQLLKQTDQPIMEIAFECGFNSHSHLTKQFRQLTGMTPKAYRAGQ
- a CDS encoding RNA methyltransferase, whose amino-acid sequence is MENVEKQKSSVRQRADEIKGYRCKNLIAVIENPRDIKNIGTIIRNVNALGVEKAYIVDPRKALPDDWQEMRETRSLSRTSVSAIKWSFVKRFDSTEACIEHLERNRFVSIVTSPHRKGIKNVVLDEADYTTYTKLAVWFGNEARGISDLAVEHSDMCVSIPMFGMIESLNLGTTSGIVLYEVTKQRRAYQRKYRWRNNRGLKVDA
- a CDS encoding elongation factor G; translated protein: MKKDLSRYRNIGIFAHVDAGKTTTTERILKLTGKIHKIGEVHEGAATTDFMEQEQERGITIQSAATSCFWNDHQLNIIDTPGHVDFTIEVYRSLKVLDGGIGVFCGSGGVEPQSETNWRYANDSKVARIIYVNKLDRIGADFFRVVKQVDNVLAAKPLVMVLPIGTESDFVGVVDLLTEKAWIWDDSGDPMNYETQDVPDDLKDQVAEYREALIEAAVEQDEEALMKYLEGEEVTIDELKQCIRKGTRELAFFPTYCGSSFKNKGVQLVLDAVVDYLPAPDEVPPQPEVDLEGNETGQVAYVDPEKPLRALAFKIMDDRFGALTFTRIYSGVINKGDNVLDTATGKSERIGRIVEMHANDRQEVDSAQAGDIVALVGLKNVQTGHTLCDLKNPATLEPMVFPEPVISVAVQPKKKGDNEKMGVAISKMVQEDPSFYVETDQETGETILKGMGELHLDIKVDILKRTYGVEVEVGKPQVAYRESVTKRLEDSYTHKKQSGGSGQYGKIDYVIEPGEAGTGFQFESKVTGGNVPREFWPAVQKGFETSVDKGPMAGFPVVDLKVTLTDGAYHPVDSSAIAFEIAARAAYRQSLPKAGMQLLEPIMKVDVFTPDDYMGDVIGDLNRRRGMILGQESGPTGVRIKAEAPLSEMFGYIGDLRTMTSGRGQFSMTFSHYSPCPSNVAEVVIKEAKDRAAAS